A section of the Roseomonas marmotae genome encodes:
- a CDS encoding ATP synthase subunit C family protein, with protein sequence MEIVLAAKAIGAGIAVLALFGVGLALGNIFSTLIASVARNPASRDTVFPIGILGFALTEAVALFALLIAFLILFT encoded by the coding sequence ATGGAAATCGTTCTCGCTGCTAAGGCGATCGGCGCCGGCATCGCCGTTCTGGCCCTGTTCGGCGTCGGCCTCGCGCTCGGCAACATCTTCTCCACGCTGATCGCGTCCGTCGCCCGCAACCCGGCCTCGCGCGACACCGTGTTCCCCATCGGTATCCTGGGCTTCGCCCTGACCGAGGCGGTCGCGCTCTTCGCCCTGCTGATCGCCTTCCTCATCCTGTTCACCTGA
- a CDS encoding F0F1 ATP synthase subunit A, with translation MAAEGKTIDALSQFELHQAFGPIGAAVNFTQSNAYMLAAAVMIIGLMAWGIAPRALVPGRLQSMAEMFYEFLENLVTGQVGHEGKRYFPFVFTLFMFVLFGNVIGLLPYAFTYTSHIAVTFTLAAIVFVVTTVVALVLHGKKFFGYFFPEGAPLWLAPIIVPVEVVSYLSRPISLSVRLFANMVAGHVLLKVFATFVVLLGGLGVVGPLVAVLPLGVNVLLIGFELLVAFLQAYVFAILTSIYLHDAVHLH, from the coding sequence GTGGCCGCCGAAGGCAAGACGATCGACGCGCTGAGCCAGTTCGAGCTCCACCAGGCCTTCGGGCCAATTGGTGCTGCGGTGAATTTCACCCAGTCGAACGCCTATATGTTAGCGGCGGCGGTGATGATCATCGGCCTGATGGCCTGGGGTATCGCGCCGCGCGCGCTGGTGCCCGGCCGCCTGCAGTCGATGGCCGAGATGTTCTACGAGTTCCTGGAGAACCTCGTGACGGGGCAGGTGGGGCATGAAGGAAAGCGGTATTTCCCCTTCGTCTTCACGCTGTTCATGTTCGTGCTGTTCGGCAACGTGATCGGCCTGCTGCCCTACGCCTTCACCTATACCAGCCATATCGCTGTGACCTTCACGCTGGCCGCGATCGTCTTCGTGGTCACGACCGTCGTGGCCCTGGTGCTGCACGGCAAGAAGTTCTTCGGCTATTTCTTCCCGGAAGGCGCGCCGCTCTGGCTGGCGCCGATCATTGTGCCCGTTGAGGTGGTCTCCTACCTCTCCCGCCCGATCAGCCTCTCCGTCCGTCTTTTCGCCAACATGGTCGCCGGCCACGTGCTGCTGAAGGTCTTCGCCACCTTCGTCGTGCTGCTGGGTGGCCTGGGCGTCGTCGGCCCCCTGGTCGCGGTGCTGCCCCTTGGCGTGAACGTCCTCCTGATCGGGTTCGAACTGCTCGTGGCCTTCCTGCAGGCCTACGTCTTCGCGATCCTGACCAGCATCTACCTGCACGACGCGGTGCACCTGCACTGA
- a CDS encoding AtpZ/AtpI family protein codes for MSEKNDFERRLRQARQKQGLEKAPDTAAGGALPGGPWRIGLRAGVEVVSALIAGAGLGWLLDTWLGSFPWLFLVFFVVGGAAGVMNVYRLFNPRSGAR; via the coding sequence GTGAGCGAGAAAAACGATTTCGAGCGGCGGTTGCGCCAGGCCCGGCAGAAGCAGGGGCTGGAAAAAGCGCCGGACACAGCAGCCGGTGGCGCCCTTCCGGGTGGACCATGGCGGATCGGGCTTCGGGCCGGGGTCGAGGTTGTCTCGGCCCTGATCGCCGGTGCCGGTCTTGGCTGGTTGCTCGATACGTGGCTCGGCAGCTTTCCCTGGCTCTTCCTGGTCTTCTTCGTGGTGGGCGGTGCCGCCGGGGTGATGAACGTCTATCGGCTGTTCAATCCCCGAAGCGGCGCCCGCTGA